A section of the Serratia liquefaciens ATCC 27592 genome encodes:
- a CDS encoding glycosyltransferase family 9 protein translates to MSKQWKIAAANLGLRMYTRLGGNFKDKAHFQPEQVFERIVIFSTSALGDLMFNTPAIRAVRERYPAANITLISSHKNKQLVATSRCFNQVIYWDHKAKDMLGVIRQLRQHRPQLAIILHSKSPYDVMVAITAGCQYVFKDAYGNKATGMEPWLCGVSRSTGGHLIQRKLDLVAQLGCQSDNTEMFIPVEFTPVAKAAGKISIGLQMGASETLRCWPVAQFIRLAKLLLASSPHHQIELIGSPKELSIERAFMAGLTAAEQLRVVSHIGKTTLPQLLAVMSNMQVLVTGDTGPLHLAIALKTPTVSLFVTANPQHTGPYQNSELHQVMYVPVDEQKLNAAQRQQPLSIITENEVFEKVTNALKISAPVG, encoded by the coding sequence ATGTCAAAACAGTGGAAAATAGCGGCGGCCAACCTTGGCCTGCGGATGTATACCCGGCTGGGTGGCAACTTTAAGGATAAGGCCCATTTTCAGCCTGAGCAGGTTTTTGAACGCATCGTGATTTTTTCCACCAGCGCCCTCGGCGACCTGATGTTTAACACGCCGGCGATCCGCGCGGTGCGTGAACGCTACCCGGCAGCAAACATCACCCTGATTTCCAGCCACAAGAACAAACAGTTGGTCGCGACCAGCCGCTGCTTTAATCAGGTCATTTATTGGGATCATAAAGCGAAAGACATGCTCGGTGTTATTCGCCAACTGCGCCAACACCGGCCTCAGTTGGCGATTATCCTGCACTCCAAATCCCCTTATGATGTGATGGTCGCCATTACTGCCGGTTGCCAATATGTCTTCAAAGACGCTTACGGTAATAAAGCCACCGGCATGGAGCCCTGGCTGTGTGGCGTGAGCCGCAGCACCGGCGGCCATCTGATTCAACGCAAGCTGGATCTGGTGGCTCAGTTGGGCTGCCAAAGCGACAACACCGAGATGTTTATTCCTGTCGAGTTTACGCCAGTGGCTAAAGCCGCAGGAAAAATTTCGATCGGCTTGCAAATGGGGGCTTCTGAAACGCTGCGCTGCTGGCCGGTCGCGCAGTTTATTCGTCTGGCGAAACTGCTGCTGGCATCTTCGCCGCACCACCAGATTGAATTAATCGGCAGCCCCAAAGAACTGTCTATTGAACGGGCGTTTATGGCGGGGCTGACGGCAGCCGAGCAGTTGCGCGTGGTCAGCCATATTGGCAAAACCACCCTGCCGCAACTGCTGGCGGTGATGTCGAACATGCAGGTGCTGGTCACCGGCGACACCGGCCCACTGCACCTGGCCATCGCCCTGAAAACACCGACCGTCAGCCTGTTTGTTACCGCCAATCCACAGCACACCGGCCCCTATCAAAACAGTGAATTGCATCAGGTGATGTACGTCCCGGTGGATGAACAAAAGCTCAATGCCGCGCAACGCCAACAGCCGCTCAGCATCATCACTGAAAATGAGGTGTTTGAAAAAGTGACGAACGCGCTGAAAATTAGCGCTCCGGTGGGCTAA
- a CDS encoding O-antigen ligase family protein — MIFSKIIEFTERLSFYAMLAFSFFSAIFCGFTRVNNLFHIAAFFFLLTLATRPGVRSAWLNRRAASAGMALAACFLAYYAVSNLWGGTPDDTASTLTHSVYILLYLALLVTVLESPERNLLLCAVIAGITLLCLYLASVDFREIYTLRETSGANPGPRNVIDLAGYAALGIILSLMVFRDTGKKRALSAIPLMFAFMVFTQSRGPLMALLAALALTTSYLALNKKSLLAITAAVLFAVGAVLFSPIGEMLIMRFEELYQQSFVRMSIWRHSLLLVEQAPFFGYGFDKQLTFTNYTGEFIHTTHSLYLGALLKGGLVGFCLFAALLTFGAQLAVRHLRAGRRLEAALYLFMLIFYCSQGMFVIANPAEFWYLFWFPLAMVFAQPPLISPPER, encoded by the coding sequence ATGATTTTTTCAAAAATAATTGAGTTCACCGAACGACTCTCTTTTTACGCCATGCTGGCCTTTTCTTTTTTTAGCGCCATTTTTTGCGGTTTTACCCGGGTCAATAATTTATTCCACATCGCGGCATTCTTTTTTCTGCTGACGCTGGCCACACGGCCCGGAGTTCGCTCGGCCTGGCTTAACCGGCGTGCCGCAAGCGCGGGAATGGCGCTGGCAGCCTGCTTTCTTGCCTATTATGCCGTCAGCAATCTTTGGGGCGGCACGCCGGATGATACGGCATCTACCCTGACGCACAGCGTTTATATCCTGCTCTATCTGGCCTTGCTGGTCACCGTATTGGAAAGTCCGGAGCGCAACCTGCTGCTTTGCGCCGTGATCGCCGGCATCACGCTGCTGTGTTTGTATCTGGCGAGCGTTGATTTCCGTGAAATTTATACTCTCCGAGAAACCTCCGGAGCCAACCCCGGCCCGCGCAACGTGATCGACCTGGCCGGCTATGCGGCGTTGGGCATCATTCTAAGCCTGATGGTGTTCCGTGATACCGGGAAGAAAAGGGCGCTGTCAGCGATCCCGCTGATGTTCGCTTTTATGGTGTTCACCCAAAGTCGCGGCCCTCTGATGGCCTTATTGGCGGCGTTGGCGTTAACCACCTCCTATCTGGCGCTGAATAAAAAATCGCTGCTGGCCATTACGGCCGCGGTGTTATTTGCCGTGGGCGCAGTGCTGTTTTCACCAATCGGTGAAATGTTGATTATGCGTTTTGAAGAGCTGTATCAACAGAGCTTTGTGCGGATGAGCATCTGGCGGCACAGCCTGTTGTTGGTCGAACAGGCACCGTTCTTTGGCTATGGCTTTGATAAGCAGCTGACCTTTACCAATTACACCGGCGAGTTTATTCATACTACCCATAGCCTGTATTTGGGAGCGTTGCTCAAAGGCGGGTTGGTGGGGTTTTGCCTGTTTGCCGCTTTATTGACGTTTGGCGCACAGCTGGCCGTGCGTCATCTCCGGGCCGGTCGCCGCCTGGAAGCGGCTTTGTACCTGTTTATGCTGATTTTCTACTGTTCACAGGGCATGTTTGTCATCGCGAACCCGGCCGAGTTTTGGTACCTGTTTTGGTTCCCGCTGGCGATGGTCTTTGCCCAGCCTCCGCTGATTAGCCCACCGGAGCGCTAA
- a CDS encoding sugar glycosyltransferase, with protein sequence MGSFLKQVYRYSHSRPYRHNENLWPYVKIERADSGEIAELHYKKQTVPIVTLSAVKDSCKGPILLTATGPSVNAIRFSELPEMPAIGVNGAFSLSQKVNFRFYVIVDMGFIDRRPDIIENIIQAPNLILFTTVHGVAKIIDCFTLAGVKCRFSVVEDASCKIYSPQIPLSALWDHYHKDRSVFFSPGNKTIAFSHDIRHGIFDAGTVVYWAFQIIAFLGFKQLFIAGLDMNNFNLPRFYETHENKLPTFLPEKVDDLIIPAFSHAGERMKMRKMVIRNFSLNSAIDTGIFEKVDSNDFFKNN encoded by the coding sequence ATGGGCAGTTTTCTTAAGCAGGTGTATCGTTATTCTCATTCACGGCCTTATCGGCACAATGAAAATCTCTGGCCCTACGTAAAAATCGAACGTGCAGACAGCGGCGAGATTGCCGAATTACATTATAAAAAGCAGACTGTTCCTATAGTGACGCTGTCAGCTGTTAAAGACAGCTGCAAGGGGCCCATATTATTGACCGCTACGGGGCCGTCGGTGAATGCCATTCGCTTTAGTGAACTGCCTGAGATGCCGGCCATCGGGGTCAATGGGGCTTTTAGTCTAAGCCAAAAGGTTAACTTTCGGTTTTATGTGATTGTCGATATGGGGTTTATCGATCGGCGGCCGGATATTATCGAAAACATTATTCAGGCGCCGAATTTAATCCTTTTCACCACGGTTCACGGCGTGGCGAAAATTATTGATTGCTTCACCCTGGCAGGCGTGAAATGCCGGTTTTCAGTGGTTGAGGACGCGAGCTGCAAAATTTACAGCCCCCAAATTCCTCTCTCGGCATTGTGGGACCATTATCACAAAGACCGCAGCGTTTTTTTCTCGCCTGGCAACAAAACCATCGCCTTCAGCCACGATATTCGACACGGAATTTTTGATGCCGGCACGGTAGTGTATTGGGCTTTTCAGATCATTGCCTTTCTTGGGTTTAAACAGCTATTTATTGCCGGGCTGGATATGAATAATTTTAATTTGCCGCGTTTTTATGAAACTCATGAAAATAAGTTGCCGACATTTTTGCCGGAGAAGGTCGATGACCTGATTATTCCGGCATTTAGCCATGCCGGCGAGAGAATGAAGATGAGAAAAATGGTGATTAGAAACTTTTCATTAAACAGCGCAATAGATACCGGCATTTTTGAAAAGGTTGATAGTAATGATTTTTTCAAAAATAATTGA
- a CDS encoding alkylhydroperoxidase domain protein: MTATLPPKDLLADLAEIAPNSALAQARATRQAATDAIQASYLALFSPADAGDFPVVQRLQLAQRISEWHADKLLAAHYGTLLQQEGGVQPGPHLQAAFDHAERLAFKPASADAQHLQALQQAGWSLDAIVTLSQLIAFVSFQSRLLTGYRLLEGKPLESSGGAPVRAGGWRTESATLGGRHAPPVFTRQELGWEPWIASKPLAEFDEQGQALLTRFGHSDSDYFRLLARNHPVLEQRTLADRAIFYTPGGLERKDRELAATVASKVNGCIYCASVHARKAAQLSKQTDEVQRLLDVLPGGILSEGQGEPWRTQIDFAAALSATPPQVNAGHLAALREQGLDELALLDLVQSTAFFAWANRLMLTLGEPFDDL; this comes from the coding sequence ATGACTGCAACATTGCCCCCTAAAGATTTACTGGCTGACTTGGCAGAGATCGCCCCCAATTCTGCATTGGCTCAGGCCAGAGCTACCCGACAAGCGGCGACAGATGCGATTCAGGCCAGCTATCTGGCGCTGTTCTCACCCGCTGATGCCGGCGATTTCCCCGTCGTGCAACGGTTGCAGCTCGCGCAGCGCATCAGCGAATGGCATGCGGACAAGCTGCTTGCTGCACACTACGGCACCTTGTTGCAGCAGGAGGGGGGCGTTCAGCCTGGCCCGCATTTGCAGGCAGCGTTCGATCACGCCGAAAGGCTGGCGTTCAAACCCGCCAGCGCCGACGCGCAGCATTTGCAGGCATTGCAACAGGCCGGCTGGTCGCTGGACGCTATCGTCACCCTGTCGCAGCTGATCGCCTTTGTTAGTTTCCAGAGCCGCTTGCTAACGGGTTATCGGCTGCTTGAAGGAAAACCACTCGAAAGCTCCGGCGGAGCACCCGTCAGAGCTGGCGGTTGGCGTACCGAATCCGCGACTCTTGGCGGCCGCCACGCACCACCGGTGTTTACCCGCCAGGAACTGGGTTGGGAGCCCTGGATTGCCTCCAAGCCGCTGGCAGAGTTTGATGAGCAAGGCCAGGCGCTTTTGACGCGCTTCGGGCACAGCGACTCGGATTATTTCCGCCTGCTGGCGCGTAACCATCCGGTGCTGGAGCAGAGAACGTTGGCGGATCGCGCCATTTTTTACACGCCGGGTGGGTTGGAACGTAAGGATCGCGAGCTGGCGGCAACGGTGGCCAGTAAGGTGAATGGCTGTATTTATTGCGCTTCGGTGCATGCCCGCAAGGCGGCGCAGTTGTCCAAGCAAACGGATGAGGTACAGCGGCTGCTGGATGTGCTCCCGGGCGGCATTTTGAGCGAGGGGCAAGGGGAGCCGTGGCGGACGCAGATAGACTTCGCCGCTGCGCTGTCCGCCACGCCGCCGCAGGTCAATGCCGGGCATCTGGCGGCGTTGCGCGAGCAAGGGTTGGACGAACTGGCGTTGCTGGATCTGGTGCAATCGACCGCGTTCTTTGCCTGGGCCAATCGGCTGATGCTGACGCTCGGCGAGCCTTTCGACGATCTATAA
- a CDS encoding putative FMN-dependent luciferase-like monooxygenase — protein sequence MSSKRLGFFTRLLDQGSAQQRYRLATEQIVHAERAGFDSAWVAQHHFHEDEGGLPSPLVFLAQVAARTRHIRLGTGVITLPMESAIRVAEDTAVLDLLSDGRLEVGIAAGGTPSSFSAFGFDAAQRHAVFADNFSTLLRAWRGEALGGEDNRLYPAAPQLAERVWQATFSVEGGERAGRAGDGLMLSRTQPRPADAPDLPLDELQNPIIDAYLAALPPGIAPRIMGSRTALVTDHGQQARDFAAKGLSRGLERLRASGHRPSDESLDGLIRAFDVHLGTPEQVIASLQKDSALARVTDLAFQVHSIDPPHATILRSIELIARHVAPELGWQRRNPASVSYEHHAEEKV from the coding sequence ATGAGCAGTAAAAGACTCGGTTTTTTCACCCGGCTGCTGGATCAGGGCAGTGCGCAACAGCGTTATCGGCTGGCGACCGAACAGATCGTGCATGCCGAACGGGCTGGCTTTGACAGCGCCTGGGTGGCGCAGCACCATTTTCATGAGGACGAGGGCGGCCTGCCTTCGCCGCTGGTGTTTCTGGCGCAGGTGGCGGCGCGAACCCGCCATATCCGGCTCGGCACCGGGGTGATCACGCTGCCGATGGAGTCTGCGATTCGGGTGGCCGAAGACACTGCGGTGCTGGATCTGCTGTCCGACGGCAGGTTGGAAGTCGGTATCGCTGCAGGCGGCACGCCTTCTTCGTTCAGCGCCTTCGGTTTCGACGCCGCACAGCGTCACGCGGTGTTTGCCGACAATTTCAGCACCCTGCTGCGAGCCTGGCGCGGTGAGGCCCTGGGTGGTGAAGATAACCGCCTGTATCCGGCGGCACCGCAGTTGGCCGAACGGGTCTGGCAGGCGACTTTTTCGGTGGAAGGCGGCGAGCGCGCCGGGCGGGCCGGTGACGGCCTGATGCTGTCGCGTACTCAGCCGCGCCCGGCAGATGCGCCGGATTTGCCGCTGGACGAATTGCAGAACCCGATTATCGACGCTTATCTGGCGGCGCTGCCGCCCGGCATTGCGCCGCGCATCATGGGATCGCGCACCGCATTGGTAACCGACCATGGCCAACAGGCGCGGGACTTTGCCGCCAAAGGGTTGAGCCGTGGACTTGAGCGCCTGCGCGCCAGTGGCCACCGGCCGTCCGACGAGTCGCTTGATGGGCTGATCCGCGCTTTTGACGTGCACCTTGGCACCCCGGAGCAGGTGATTGCCTCATTGCAAAAAGACAGCGCGCTGGCGCGAGTGACCGATCTGGCATTCCAGGTGCACTCTATCGATCCGCCGCACGCCACCATCCTGCGTTCTATTGAATTGATCGCCCGCCACGTTGCCCCGGAGCTGGGCTGGCAACGCCGCAATCCCGCATCCGTCTCCTACGAACATCACGCTGAGGAAAAGGTATGA